From the genome of Macadamia integrifolia cultivar HAES 741 unplaced genomic scaffold, SCU_Mint_v3 scaffold2336, whole genome shotgun sequence:
CTCAAATGATTTTTTAGCAGTTTCATTCAGTTCAGTTTCAGTCTAGATATTGTTAGATTCAGTGTGATCCAATTTTCAATCGGTCTCATCTCTTGAGGACAAATGCACAACTATGAAAAAGAATCCAAAGAAACACTCACATACAACATAAGGGTTAAGGTGGTTCAACAATTTATACATAGATTTTTGTTATTATACCATAGAAGTACTCCCTTCATTATTTGTTACAGCTTAGGAACCATACTTATTACAAAATGACAAAGTATaaaccataaaataaaaaacaataactttctatcaaaaaaataaaaaaaatcaaaaacaaataACTGAAGAGAAACCAAAGGAGGAAGATTCCAATGACATCGAAATATGTATAATCATCTCCCACCATCTAATGATATTAGTACTCCATTAGTCAAACTATCGTACCCAATAGTACTGTGACTATGCAAGTTTGATGGTTCACCCAGAAGACATTCCACCTCCTCAGGATTCTGTGCAACCCAAGGATGGCTCTGATACTTGCTCAACCCGTGTAGCTCCATTGCTACTTCCTTCATTGTGGgcctttctttcccttttagcCTTAAACATCTTTCAGCCAATTGTAAAACTTCATGGAGTTGCTCTTTGCACCCTTCAGTTATAATCGGATCATCAAGAATTTCCCAAACCCTACCCTCGTTGATTGAAGTGACAAAATTCATGGCTAGACATGTCTCTTTACCAGGCCCATTAGAATGGACTGCTTTCTTCCCGGTTAGTAGCTCCACAAGTACTACACCAAAACTATAAACATCACTTTTTTCTGTTAGTTGACTTGATTGAAGGTACTCAGGGTCCAAGTACCCCAATGTTCCTTGGACTATTGTActtatttgattttgatctaaGGGGACCAACCTTGATGCACCAAAGTCTGCAATCTTTGCCAtataattatcatccaagagaATGTTTGCAGACTTAATATCTCTATGAATGATAGGTGGTGAAGCCGCAGAATGCAAATAAGCGATTGCCTCCGATGTTTCCGCAGCTATCCTCAGTCGATTATCCCATGAAATAGGAGAGTTGCTCCCCTTACCATGGATATGGTGGAATAGGGTGTTGTTTGTAACAAATTCATACACTAATATAGGAACCTCAGACTCTAAGCAACAACCCAATAGCTTTACCACATTTCTATGGTTGATTTGGGAGAGAATAACCACCTCATTTATGAATTGCTCTATCTGACTTTCATCAACTACTTTTGATTTCTTAATGGCAACAATTCTATGATCAGGTAGAATTCCCTTGTATACTGTACCATAGCCTCCTCGACCAAGTATCTGGTTTTGAGCATAATTGTTAGTTGCCTGCTTTAGTTCTTCTTCTGTAAAGATTTTGGCAGTTTCAACAGGGCCTTCACGGGAAGATAGTTGTTGCTTTAACAAGAAACCTCCATTTTGCTTGAAGAATTTCTTCTTAAGTTTTTCAACCTTTCTCTTTTGATATACGTAAAGCCCCAAAAAACTAACAATAAGTAGAAACAAGCAACCTGAGGCAGTACCTGTAAGAAGCCATTGAACTTATTGAACGTTGGGTCAAAATTGGGGTGCACTTAGAGCATAGATTATGTACTAATGGAGCAGCAAGAACAATTAGGGATTTCCATAGAACCTTTTTTACCCTTGCTCAATGAGGGTTAtatcataaatatatatttgatattcaataGTATTTAATAGTAATAGGCAATCCCATTGTATTAATTTATAGAATTAATTGATGATGAATTAATAGATAACTCCAGTCTACGCTAGATGGCCAATACAAGGAATTCTAAACTTAATTCTGTTGAACCACAACAACCCGGGTCTATATTTGGAATTCTAAATTTATTGTAGTTAAACTATGCTAGACCGGGACCTGgtcttctgcttcttcctaTTTAAAATTCAACTGTTTAGAGTTTAGACCAACCTCGCCCAAGTTTCACCCCGGTCAAACACCCAAGGTATCATGATTATATTTTCCTAAGCTTAGCTAAAGCCTGattgtattatttatatttcaattttggattgattttcACGAAACTAACAATGGCtaaattttagaaatagaaattgtgTAGTTGCatcaatttgaaatattccAAGAATGAAATCCATTTGGTAGTAGAATAAAACCTCTAGATTTCTTTGTGAGAGCGTGGTGGTGATAGCATGGCAGGGTTGAGAAGCATTtctatttcattaaaataaagtgcaaaaatcaaaccaaacaactTCCAAAATAGAAATCATCTTacgaaattgaaattgaaattgaaattctgACCATAAGATGTAGGATATAGGATATGAGagtcattttatttattattttttcttaccTACGGTGACCGGAATCACTGGAAATTGCTTTTGAAGAGGAATGCATccccttccaattttttttccatctccaAAGTAACCAGGTGGGCAAGAGCATTTGTAACTCCCAGGAAGATTGGTACAGATTCCACTGCAAGAATTAGTAATTGGATCTGCACATTCATTTATGTCTGCAAGAAACACACTTACTAGCTTAGGACTTTCCACCATATAtagttgcaaaaaaaaaaaaaaaaaaaacactcccaGGAAGATTGGTACAGATTCCACTGCAAGAATTAGTAATTGGATCTGCATAAATGAAACACACTTACTAGCTTAGGACTTTCCACCATATAtagttgcaaaaaaaaaaaaaaaaaaaaaagtactgaaATGGTATGATGCTATAATGGTGCAAGAAGGGTCAGGTTACCTTGGCATCCATCTGCAAGATAAGGGTTCCCTTGGTAACCTTGAGAACAGTTGCAGCtatacccaagaccattcttggaGATGCTACAGTCACTGTTGTTGCCGCATGCGTAATTAGTCTTGTTTGTTTTAGCTTCAGCGCAGGTCTTATTATCTATTGCCCAGTCATACACAACTGGGACTCGCGAAAAACCTTCATCATCGACGTTGGAGCTAAAATTCAAGAGATCTGAGACAGTGAAGTTGAACCAGTTCATATCCACGAGGAAAGCATAGCTACAAGGATTGAAATCAAAGACCCGGGTGTGATTATAAAAGCTGTAGAGCTTTATAATGTAGTTTTTGAAGCCCTTTGGAATTGAGTTCTGGCAACAGCCGATGCCAGTGCAGGAACCATTGGTCACATCAGATTTGTTGTTGCAAGTCATGCTACACCCACTCGTGAAGTTCAGGCCACTGGAGCCAATGATGTAAGAGTAAGTGTCGCAACCCAGAGTTGTGAATTTATTCTGTGTGTCGGAATAAGAAAAAGTGGCCGCAAATGTTTTCGCATATGGGAAGTTCCGTATAGTTGGTTGGCCCAACTTGTTGAAGCAATCTCTACCTACATAGGACCATAAACGCATTTGGCCTTGAAATGAAAGATCTAGAACTTCAAAGTTCCCGAAGAACAGTTTTGAAGGGTTGTAGCTGTCGTTGCAGGTTAGCCCAAACCTGATGGATCTGTAACAGCTTTCATCATTTCCAAAACCAAAGGGGTAAGGAACTGAGATGTTCCCACATTTGTCTGGGCAATTCGTCTTCACCATTGGCGATGCAGATGCAATAGCTAGACAAAAAAAGACTAGGAGGAGCTGATGCACCACAAGAGGACTCATGATTAATATGGCTTCCAAAGTCgatgttattttttctttctttctggtCCCTTCGCTCCAACTGCTATTTATAACTAGACAGTACCGTTTCATCCCATTACTAATTGGTATTGGGATCTAAGTTTGGTCTCATTAACTAAACAGAATCATATTCAGATTGACACTTTTGGTATTAGCAACAGTATAGACCCGTTTCAAATACTGGAAATCGTCCTAATTGAAACCCTTATTAGATTGATTGGTCTAGGGATCGacaaataaagcaaaaaaaGCTATCATGTTGATCTTGCATGTAAAGAAATCGGTATAATAATACAAGAGGTTTTTGtaaccatggttttaggtattgatattggatcGGTCATATTGTATTAGTATCAGTTGAGACCAATCTGATACTTGACCTATTCTGGAGAAGCAgatatcatatcaatatcaaGGGTAAATCATAAAGAAACTTATCttctataaaaataaaggtaataTTGACTGACTCAAATAGATATAACCATTTTTGGATTGATATCGACtaaaaccaataccaatacagaTAGCGATAGCTAAACCCTTTATTAAAACTCATCTTTTGATGTGGCATTCTTAAACCCCACCAACCCAACAACACGCCACCCCcattccacccccccccccaaaaaaaaaaaatacttctgATGTGAGATacatggaaaaaacaaaacattgtTCCGCTTGGCCTTTCCCTTCCTCTTGAGGTgggatcatggttttaagtatcagttTGAGATCGGCCGTATCAAATTGGTATCAGTTGAGACTGATCCCCAATATGATATCAATCCGGATCAATTATTtggatcgtttcaggggtaaaataggaaaaaacagtacttttttataaaaatcaggggtaaaatagatcGATACCCACCAATCCGATCAAATTTAGATCGGTATCGGCAAAGACctataccgataccgatacatcTCCTAAATCCTTGGGTGGGACTCATGCAATGGAAAAGACAAATCACGGTAGTTCTCTGCAACTCTAGCTATTCTCTCTTGAAGTGCGATCAATGGGAGCTAATAAAAAAGGTACAAGTACTATCACTCTTCTATACTcatcatggatttaggtatcagtattggtatcgTATCTATCGATACTGATTCAACATTGATCTGAATCGGATCCGTTCAGTGTGTATCAGTcacttttgtttttactttttcaaaaaaaagtttttttttttactgttttacccctaaaactATGAGTAATCGATCCAGATCaatcaagtatcgatatcggacTCAACCGATATTGATACTATACAACCAATACAATACCAATAATTAAAACCATGATACTCACCTTATATTTACTCAAAGGTCCTTATTGTAaacttcttttctaatttttaccCGTAAGCAAAGTttcacctcttcttctattttcgAGTTTCAAAAACCCCAGATTACCCCTCCGTACTAGCTGCTTCCATCAACCCTGCTCCCATCAACCGTGAGCTGATCCTACCCTTTTTGCCCTCCCTGTCATCGTCCCCTCTGCCCCACCCCTTCTCTAAATCTCTTGCCCCAACCCCTCTCCTCCGGTTAGCCTCTTCTAAAGCTTAccacaatccaccaccacccccatcCCCACATCCGTTCCCCCACCTTCTTCCATTGACCCACCCATGCCCCTACCTCTGCCTCTCAAAATCCAATCCGTAGAGAAGCAACAGGGGATAGAGCTTCTCTCTTCGCAATACTGCCCCACCATGCACTTCGTGTTTCTTCATTACGTTTTGGCTTTCAGAAGACCACATGGGAATCACCACCGCTCTGTCTCTCTTTCTGtcgttctctctctccttttatcctcttgctctttgctttgtgttaagtttgtctcgaattcttgacatgttttgaaaattgacctactccgacatattttggtggtaatCCGAAttagaagttttctgagatctgtgatggaagtaaaggggttgggccgatagacctaagcctggagcccatcactgatctcgtatgggggtacGAGGCTatgcccccgcggtatggttctaCCAGTGAATTAGAGTATAAaatgtattgttgtcttgttgagaaaatcattgtattttttaggatttttcgagctagggtttcaaggtgAGTTTTTTCGCattttttttgtgtaatttctcttttacatagtgaaacatcttcttcttcacccgaggacatagcacaccaccccgatgtgtgaacctcattaaatttaTGTGTTATACGaatctattatttatttattttcatattttctttatgTTTGATCCAACACTTTGAATGCTCAATGATTACTATCCCTCCTGAAATGACAATAGAGCATAAAAGTACCCATCAAAATAGGAAATGTACAGGTAATTGGAGTCTTTGCAGGTGATCTATCAGAACAACTGTAGAGGTTGGTGAAGAAGGTGGGTTGGGAGCGGTGTAGTTGCGAAGAAGGGTAGGGTTATGGGGAGGAGAGGGGTAGCCGGTTAGGAACAAATAGGGTTATTGGGACACGGgtaatttggggttttgagaatGCCAAGGGAAAAGGAGAAATAGAACTTTTCTCACAGGAGAaaatcattaagaaaaaaaaaaaggtaaatatagAATTAGCATAGGGGAGTGATAgcaattccccccccccccctctttctctctctcgctcaTTTCTCTTTCTACACGTCatacttttttttgggtaagattcTACGCGTCATGCGACTACCTCaacaaaactctctctctctctctctctctctctctatatatatatatatatgtaattttctttaaaaaaaataaaaaatacaatcaTATTGATTATTAATGGTCACAAATCTTTCGGGAGACCAAGTCACGGTCTCTTTCTCTTCTAAAgcatagtttaaaaaaaaaaaaaaaaagaatttattaTCACTGCCTTATATTTGgtctatatttattaaaattctcttatcttttacttttttattgatattatcttatttttttctttttacatctcttttttccttattcTCTTTAAACACCCAgattattctttcttttcacaTCAACTTTTATTATacttttttcatattgattggtttaaaatatgGTTAGATCTTAGtttaaaatatggtttgaatcaaaccacttATAAGTTTTGTCTTAtgcaatcatcaaggatattgacatagtTGATGTGTCcctaaagatattatttatttatgattgttattttttttatttcatcttaTCCAATCATTagggatgttgtttatttaattattattattttttttatctcatccatcatcacaaatttagcaatatattttttttatcggtattagattggtatcagtCTCAGCCAATCTAagtattgaaaaataaaataaaaaacatgtgGCACCTGATTGGAACATTTGATatcgatatagatatagatcggatacaaaattattattttttgaatttacaatatccttgatgattagaTGAGACAAAACGTGTTGGTGGTTTGGTTTATACAATgatttgaaccaatcaatttgaaaaaaagtgtaataagttacaagtgaaaagggcGGGTAATTTGGGCATTTAAAAAtagcaggggagaaagagatgtaaaaataaaaaagccgGGAAGTATTAGCAAGAAAGTAAAAGGTTGGggaattttaataaatataggtcAAATGTAGGGGAATGATGGTAAATTATAGTTAGAAAATTCCGATTGTGGAATTATTCAAGACTCCAGAGCTATACTTTCAGTATTTATATTGTGGATGGAATCATTGAAAGGATATATAATTGAACTTCTGACATTGTGTTATGATCTTAATCTTATTCACAAATGATGTTTTCGATCCTGGTTATCGTGCTAGATAAAAGTACTAACAATATATTGGAACTTGATTGAACATTTAAAGAAAGAAGATTTATGGTAACAGGTTGGTAAACTGCCGACTTAGAAATTTATTTCTTGACTTTTCCAAATATTAGTACAAGACAGAAAATATGGAAGATCCCTACATGGGATGATTCCTTAACCTCATATTTAGTGCAAGAACAAACCATTACCCCCCCCCCTTGCCAAACCCATTTACAAGTACTTCTATGCTAACAATTTGATCCCCTGGACAAATCTCCTACTCCACATTGGCCGGAGATCATAATTAATAGTAGACGGTGGGGATGGGATAATCTATTTTGATTTCCTGGCATGTTTCTCTCCAAGGGTTGGCTTGTTTAATCACTTGCTGGTTGGGTTGGCTTTTGATGGGTAGGTCCTAAGCTCTTGCTTGGCCGATTTAGAATTTGTCTGTtaaatcatttttatgtttgttttaatatattttctattcaccaaaaagaaaagaaaaaaaaaaaagaggcctTATCTTGTGATTGAGATGATATGGTTGTTCTTGACCAAGTACAAATGTGAGTGAGGCCAAGGCGGCAACAATCTTGACATCCTGACATCAAAGCTATCTACATTGTCTATAATGAAACAACAATAGTAGTCACCAGCAATTTGTTTGTTGTCAGAAGAATACTTCGTAAGCATACATCCTATTGGCTAAACTAAATTGTGAAATTTATAcgttaatattattattattttatagagTGTGAACCACTCAATCTTGCATAACGATAAGATTATTCTATTGTCATCTAGTGGCTttggattcaaatttgaaaatggAAACAACCCTAGACACATCCTCAGAAATGAAGATACAGAAGATAAGTGCATGACTTTTAtagaaaagttaaagaaaatatgaTATTTATACACGTATGAGATATAAAATGAAGGAACCAAccaatcaggaaaaaaaaattatatagaaAACTATGCTAATGTTAATGTCAATTGTCTCCAGTttgaatagaagaaaagaagtgtattttatgttttcttctcGTTCATTGTTATTGCTGATGCCTATGTTAAAGTCATTGTTAATGtcaattgtctttttttttttttttggtggaatgtCAATCGTCTTTAAAAGTCTATTTAAAAGTCTATTGGATGTCTCCTTCTCCACGATCATTGTTGTTCTTTTATTGGTTATTGTGGTGGATTGGCCATTTCGTTGGAAATCTAGATATGTTTCTAATCTCAGTtactttatttcatttactaGGTTGCTGCATCCTAGGATCTCCATACCCGGGcgcagtgttatcaattcggctgaataattcgcgaattattcggccgaaccgaattttttcgaattttatcaTAAATTCttaccgaatccgaatttaaaataaaattcagtaaaattcatgattttttcaaaagtgaatataaaacgcgaataattcggaccgaatccgaattaaaccgaattattcggtccaatTAAAcagtattttaaataaaaaaacaaaaacaaaaaaaacaaaaaaaacccaataagcttttttgaccgcttttttgaccgaatccttaaattaatcaaccgaattattctgaataattcttcgcccgaataattcccgaatccgaatttgctaactatgcccGGGCGTAGTGAGTTAGGATTAGGTTCTCGCCTAGGTTTTTGTATCCGTAATTCTAACGCGTGGCAGCTTAAAGACGCCAAAAAATTAGGcaactttttttatattttgaatgggtaaataaatgtattaaagaaaagggaggaaaaTTACAACTCTTTAAGGCCCGTTTGTTTAGTGGGATTAGTGGGGTGGGAGAGTTTGAAGCATAAGACCCACATGTTTGTGGGGTGAacaacatgatagtaaagttggGGGATAGTTACTGTAGCATCTCGATCACCACCATCTTGTTTTGTTGCGTGGGATAGCTTGGGGGAATGAATAGTCCAGTGATAGAGTAGGGGGCAGACGACAAGAaagatgatgatggagaagagagagaggggtgccGATGCAGATGCTAACGCCAACATGCAGCATTGCAAGCTCGCCTTTGCTTAGAAATGCTCCATCAGAGGCTATTCTCAGCTTCTACAAAATCATCTCGTGAAAAAGTGGCTCCCATCCTCTCTGTGTAAGACCTAGATCGACAAACCAGAGATGAACATCCAGTGTTGGAGTTCAAGCATTGAACACGATTTTACTTTCAAATTGCCTCTTCGGAGAGAAAGGGTTGGACGATTCCAGATCGAGAACCTCATCTCGTGAAGAAGTTGATCCTCCGCAATAACAAACCCTCTCACTTAGATTCTAGATTGACAACCTCATCCACTGCCATTGTCGTAGAAGTAGCCTCTCTTTCAGATTCATCTCACCAACATCGAACCCTCTCCTTTAGATTCATCTCAGCGACAGCACAACAAagcctttgttttttttcttgtagaTTCATCTCAGGGATCACAACACCAAACCCTCTCCTTTGGTGATTTTAACTAGATTCCTTTTGATGGAAACTTGGCCATTGTATCACCTCCAATCTTGTTGTAATGGGTTGTGGTTCTTAAACAGAAGCTACTCTATTGTGCAAAGAAAGGAGAagtcattgaagaagaagaaaaaaaaaagaggaaaaaaagaaggaaccaTTGTGCTTGTGCAAATTCTGTGAACAAAGCAAAGAGTCCCATTGATTTAGTGGGACTTTGGAAGGCTAGGGCGGGATTACATGTCAACCGACAGGAAAAACCTACAAAACATGGATTGTCTAATAACTTCCCCACACCATTAACCAAACATCTCAAATTCTAAGTTTTTGGGAAAATTCGTACCATTATCCCACCACCTAAATCCCACCCCATGAAAACCAGCTAAAGAAACGGGACCTGAGGGAAAACATACCCGCAAGGGCAACAAAAGCTCACATGAGCTAAAAGATAAGAGCTAAGAAGCCCATTCAACTCCAAGGACTTCAACCAAAGGCCCAAAGGGCTTCAAATCTCACATGTCCAATACATCATAAAAGCCCAAATGGGCTAAAAACAAAGCAAGGAAGTCTATCAAGAGCAACCAAGTCAAATCCAGTTAGGGTTTGACAAACATCTCTTCTCTTTATCTATCCAACCACTAAGGGAGCATTGCAGGCAAGAGGCCTGCCACTTTGGAGGGCGCTGGCCTTGCAGAGGGCCACAATCAAGCTTGCAACTAGCCTAGCGGAGGTGACATCCATAACTGAGCGTTAGCCTTGCAGAGGGCAATGGTGAAGTGATTGCTGACCGAGCATAGCTGGTAGCCAAACAAGTGCTTGCCATGCAGTTGGCAGCAAAATGGCAGAAGCCGAGTGAGCCAAGTAGAGGGTGGTTGGCGGCAAATAGTTGCAGACCAAGCGGGCTGGTAGGAGACCAAGCAGCGACGTAACAGATCACGGAGCAAAATGGCAACTGGAGCTAGAGCAGGCAAACGAGATCGGAGGCAATGAGGTAGCTGGCCGAGAGGGAATCCAAAAGCATTAGATCCAGCAAGGATGGTGACCTATGGGATAGGCAGCCAAGAGGAGGCAGCTAGCTGAACGGGAATCCAAACGAGCATAAGATCCAATAGGGATGGAAACCTACAAGACTAGCAAGCAAGACGAGACTTCAACCGAGAAGAAACTCCAATAATGgatgaagaaataaagaaaggaaggagcggaagaggaagagagagagagagagagagagagagagagagagagagagagagggaagaaggcCAGGCTACTCCAGGACAGTGGCCGAAAGAAAGTTTTTTCTTAGCCTAGGATGTGCGAGGGGAAAGGCCAAAGTTTTTTCTTAGCCTAGGATGTGCGAGGGAAAAGGCCTCTTTGACTTTTTTCAATCTTCCCTCTTTCAACTTTCTCTCAGTCAAGACCAATCCATCCGGAGAACATAATCTATGTTAGACTGAATAAT
Proteins encoded in this window:
- the LOC122066311 gene encoding putative wall-associated receptor kinase-like 16, producing MSPLVVHQLLLVFFCLAIASASPMVKTNCPDKCGNISVPYPFGFGNDESCYRSIRFGLTCNDSYNPSKLFFGNFEVLDLSFQGQMRLWSYVGRDCFNKLGQPTIRNFPYAKTFAATFSYSDTQNKFTTLGCDTYSYIIGSSGLNFTSGCSMTCNNKSDVTNGSCTGIGCCQNSIPKGFKNYIIKLYSFYNHTRVFDFNPCSYAFLVDMNWFNFTVSDLLNFSSNVDDEGFSRVPVVYDWAIDNKTCAEAKTNKTNYACGNNSDCSISKNGLGYSCNCSQGYQGNPYLADGCQDINECADPITNSCSGICTNLPGSYKCSCPPGYFGDGKKIGRGCIPLQKQFPVIPVTVGTASGCLFLLIVSFLGLYVYQKRKVEKLKKKFFKQNGGFLLKQQLSSREGPVETAKIFTEEELKQATNNYAQNQILGRGGYGTVYKGILPDHRIVAIKKSKVVDESQIEQFINEVVILSQINHRNVVKLLGCCLESEVPILVYEFVTNNTLFHHIHGKGSNSPISWDNRLRIAAETSEAIAYLHSAASPPIIHRDIKSANILLDDNYMAKIADFGASRLVPLDQNQISTIVQGTLGYLDPEYLQSSQLTEKSDVYSFGVVLVELLTGKKAVHSNGPGKETCLAMNFVTSINEGRVWEILDDPIITEGCKEQLHEVLQLAERCLRLKGKERPTMKEVAMELHGLSKYQSHPWVAQNPEEVECLLGEPSNLHSHSTIGYDSLTNGVLISLDGGR